The Benincasa hispida cultivar B227 chromosome 11, ASM972705v1, whole genome shotgun sequence genome has a segment encoding these proteins:
- the LOC120090767 gene encoding secreted RxLR effector protein 161-like has product MSDVKPVLSPIFQGSKLSKVGGQPLFEPFIYQSTIGALQYLTHTWSDITYAVNQLIRFLQTPTNVHWQATKRVLRYIRGTKHYGIYFQPSLNLHIFAYSDADWASNLDDRKSVAAYCTFVGNNIVSWSSRKQSVVARSNTEFEYRALIHATSEVLWLQQLLGEMGL; this is encoded by the coding sequence ATGTCTGATGTGAAACCAGTGCTCTCACCAATATTCCAAGGAAGCAAACTGTCCAAGGTTGGTGGACAGCCCCTCTTTGAACCGTTTATATATCAGAGTACTATAGGAGCCCTTCAGTATTTAACGCACACATGGTCGGACATCACGTATGCTGTCAACCAACTAATTCGGTTCCTTCAAACCCCAACTAATGTCCATTGGCAAGCAACAAAAAGGGTACTTCGATATATCAGGGGAACAAAACACTATGGAATCTACTTTCAACCAAGCCTGAACCTACATATATTTGCCTACTCGGATGCTGACTGGGCCTCTAATCTTGATGATAGGAAATCAGTGGCAGCCTACTGTACTTTTGTGGGAAATAACATCGTTTCCTGGTCCTCGAGGAAGCAATCAGTGGTAGCAAGGTCGAACACCGAATTCGAATATAGAGCACTTATTCATGCCACCTCTGAAGTCCTCTGGCTTCAACAACTACTAGGTGAGATGGGATTATAG